From one Dermacentor silvarum isolate Dsil-2018 chromosome 3, BIME_Dsil_1.4, whole genome shotgun sequence genomic stretch:
- the LOC119444653 gene encoding solute carrier family 22 member 16 has protein sequence MQVSEGENRTAVACHQWDYDIANKGDSIVSRFNLVCDRKFLYDLSAVVPVIASAIVAPVLGLVSDHVGRKPVMLACAFGQMLTTIATSIAETYPFFVFTRALTFVASDVTFLTTFILIHEVTGDARRSIFTLIDTAVPGVVVPPLMHVLSLLEPRWMLAEALIIVTGGLLAAWCWLQVESPAWLIATWDLPRAEDAVLLAAKTNGIDVTKARSTFMVIKEQLHKLGKVYAADAPMEAITESIKMRRRAASAFLARLALDATYIGLMIKDVTTGIPCEAAHVVLLTAYYASICSSMRRYGLRETLSGLMVILSAFAIFEAIAIFTEQQAVASFLHTGMKVAVSGAMSVTLCYTAETFPTAVRSAGISLSHFSGGVGNVVAIAAIALGEPHVFYALSAFMVLLSVAAIQWLPEVFIEIPQRPQLPSELSERERKAVLLASLDSRRVSTRKRRENSPREQSKLTY, from the coding sequence ATGCAGGTAAGCGAAGGGGAAAACAGGACCGCTGTTGCATGCCACCAGTGGGACTACGACATCGCCAACAAGGGAGACAGCATCGTGAGCCGTTTCAACCTGGTTTGCGACCGCAAGTTTCTCTACGACTTGTCTGCAGTCGTGCCCGTGATCGCTTCTGCCATCGTGGCCCCAGTGCTCGGTTTGGTATCAGACCATGTGGGCAGAAAGCCGGTGATGCTAGCCTGCGCGTTCGGCCAAATGCTCACCACTATCGCAACAAGCATCGCGGAGACGTACCCTTTCTTTGTGTTTACCCGGGCCCTGACATTCGTGGCGAGCGACGTCACCTTCCTCACCACGTTTATATTGATCCATGAGGTCACCGGGGATGCGCGTCGCTCGATATTCACGCTCATAGACACTGCGGTGCCAGGCGTCGTCGTCCCGCCTCTAATGCACGTGCTGTCTCTCCTTGAACCGCGCTGGATGCTGGCCGAGGCGCTCATCATCGTTACCGGCGGACTGCTAGCAGCATGGTGCTGGCTGCAGGTAGAGTCGCCCGCGTGGCTCATCGCCACCTGGGACTTGCCTCGAGCCGAGGACGCGGTACTTCTGGCGGCCAAGACAAACGGCATTGATGTAACGAAGGCGCGGTCTACATTTATGGTCATCAAAGAGCAGTTGCATAAGCTGGGCAAGGTTTACGCCGCAGATGCTCCGATGGAGGCCATCACGGAGTCCATCAAAATGCGTCGTCGTGCGGCCTCCGCGTTCCTGGCCAGGCTCGCGTTAGACGCCACCTACATCGGCCTCATGATCAAAGACGTGACGACGGGCATCCCCTGCGAGGCGGCACATGTCGTTTTGTTGACGGCCTACTACGCCTCGATCTGTAGCAGCATGCGGAGATACGGACTCCGGGAGACGCTGTCTGGTCTCATGGTCATCCTGAGTGCCTTCGCCATTTTCGAGGCCATAGCGATTTTCACCGAACAACAGGCGGTCGCAAGTTTTCTGCACACGGGAATGAAGGTGGCAGTCTCCGGCGCCATGAGCGTCACACTCTGCTACACGGCCGAGACCTTTCCGACGGCAGTGCGGAGCGCCGGCATCAGCCTTTCGCACTTCTCCGGCGGCGTCGGCAACGTCGTGGCCATCGCCGCCATAGCCCTCGGCGAACCGCATGTGTTCTACGCGCTGTCGGCCTTTATGGTACTGCTAAGCGTCGCGGCGATCCAATGGCTTCCCGAAGTCTTCATCGAGATACCGCAGCGGCCGCAATTGCCTAGCGAGCTCAGCGAGCGTGAACGAAAAGCGGTGCTCCTTGCGTCGCTGGACTCCCGCAGGGTGTCCACGCGTAAACGCAGGGAAAACAGTCCAAGAGAGCAATCCAAGCTGACGTATTGA